Sequence from the uncultured Draconibacterium sp. genome:
TGGCACTTGTTGTACTCCTTTCCACCGGTTTCGCCCGAAATGATTGAAGAAGGTTATGCAGACTTTGCCCGCCGCTGGAAACCAATTTTGGATGAATACCAAAGTTTGGGAGTAAAATTTGCACTTGAAGTGCACCCGACCGAGATAGCATTTGATATTCATTCGGCACATAAAGCATTACAAGCCCTGGATAACCACCCGGCTTTTGGATTTAATTACGATCCCAGCCATTTTGGTTACCAGCATGTAGATTATGTGCGTTTTATTTACGAATTTGCTGATCGTATTTTCCATGTACATATGAAAGATGTGTATTGGAGTGATGTACCAACAGCAGTTGGTGTTTTTGGTGGCCATATGGAATTTGGCGACAACCGCCGTTACTGGAATTTCCGCAGTTTGGGCCGGGGTAAAATTCAGTTCGAAAATATTATTCGCGCACTGAATGATATCGGTTATAGTGGACCACTCTCGGTTGAATGGGAAGATAGCGGAATGGACCGTGAAGCCGGAGCGACCGAAGCATGTGAGTTTGTTAAAAAGGTAGACTTTGCACCATCGGATGTGGCGTTTGACGATGCCATGCAAAAAGAATAAAATGAAAATATTTCAGGCCGGAAGTCAATCATTTCCGGCTTTCTTTTATCCGGACTTTCACGAAAATCAAATTCACAAAGAGTGACAGATTAAAAAAACCTGTTGTAAAATACGTTAACAAGCGAGTGATGAATACTAAAAAACCGGCATTAAAAATGGATAACTTAAAATTATTCTACAATTTTGGAGTCGGTTACGCGAAGGAAGATCTTCTTAAGCTTACTTACAATGAATTAAGATTTATTTTCTAATACCAACTACATAAAAATGACTAATAGAAGAAACTTTATTAAAACATCGGCAATGGCAACAGCTGGCGTAGGGATTGCGTCGAGTATGCCTTTAGCGATGGAATCGTGCTCGGGAGCAAACGATAAACTGGTTTGTGCTTTGATTGGGGCAAAAGGAATGGGATTTAGTGATTTGCAAGCCTTTTTAAAGCAAAAAAATACCGAGTGTGGTGCCATTTGCGATGTTGATGAAAACGTTTTGAATCAGCGTATTGCAGACGTTGAAAAGATTCAGGGAACAAAACCAAAGGGATTTAAAGATTTCAGAAAATTACTGGAAGAACCCGGTATTGATGTGATCATTATTGGCACACCCGACCACTGGCACTGTTTGCCATTTGTTTATGCAGCACAGGAAGGAAAACACATTTACTGTGAAAAACCGCTGGCAAACTATATCGAAGAGATCAATATTATGGAGCGTGCATGGAAACGTTACGGAACAATTGCCCAGGTGGGGCAGTGGCAACGTAGCGACAAGCACTGGAAAGAGGCTGTTGATTTTGTCTACACAGGTGCGCTGGGTAAAATTCGTACTGTTCGTTGCTGGTCGTACCAGGGTTGGATGAAATCGATTCCGGTAATGCCCGACGGACCTGTTCCTGAAGGTGTGGATTACGATATGTGGTTAGGACCTGCAAAAGCGCGTCCGTTTAACCCGAACCGTTTTCACTTTAATTTCCGCTGGTTTTGGGATTACGCCGGTGGTTTAATGACCGACTGGGGTGTGCACATTATCGACTATGGTTTATACGGAATGAAAGCCAAAGCGCCAAAATCGATTATGGCAATGGGTGGTAAATTTGGCTACCCCGATGATGCTTGTGAAACACCAGACAGCATGCAGGCTTTATACGAATTTGACGATTATACCTTGTTGTGGGATCATGGTTTGGGAATTGATGGTGGTTACTATGGCCGCAGCCACGGTGTAGGTTTTGTTGGTGAAAACGGAACTTTGGTGGTTGATCGCAATGGCTGGGAAGTTATTCCTGAAGGTGGCAGAAACCCAAAAATGGATCGTGTTGAATTGAAAAAAGGCGATGGACAGGGATTGAACAACCACATGGCTAACTTTATCGATTGTATTAAAGATGGCGATCAGAATACAAACTGTAATGTGGGTATTGCTGCCAATACTGCTCGTGTGGCTCACCTGGGTAACATGGCTTTAAAAACCGGTCAGCGTCTGTACTGGGACGCCGAGAACAGCAAATTTATTGGTAACGATGCGGCCAACGAATTATTGGTGCCAACTTACCGCGCACCATGGGAATTGCCAAAAGTTTAGAAAGACAAATACCAAATAGATATAGAAAGCAGGCTCGTTTCGGGTCTGCTTTTTTGTGAAAGTCCCCATCATTTATGTGTATTGCCGTTTGAGTTTCGTCCGGAACAACCATCAGCGCTGTACGGCTTTCTTCGCCGGACGATTTCCCTTTGGTCATTTCATCCCGGCGCTACGCACCGGGTTATTCACATTAGACGCTTCCAG
This genomic interval carries:
- a CDS encoding sugar phosphate isomerase/epimerase family protein, whose protein sequence is MARPVTLFTGQWADLPIETMCQKAKQFGYDGLELCTWGDHMEIAKADQAYCDNRKSLLDKYGLQLFSISTHLDGQCVCDPIDQRHKSIASPHVWGNGDPEGVRQRAAEEMVKTAEAAKRLGIGVVNGFTGSPIWHLLYSFPPVSPEMIEEGYADFARRWKPILDEYQSLGVKFALEVHPTEIAFDIHSAHKALQALDNHPAFGFNYDPSHFGYQHVDYVRFIYEFADRIFHVHMKDVYWSDVPTAVGVFGGHMEFGDNRRYWNFRSLGRGKIQFENIIRALNDIGYSGPLSVEWEDSGMDREAGATEACEFVKKVDFAPSDVAFDDAMQKE
- a CDS encoding Gfo/Idh/MocA family oxidoreductase, coding for MTNRRNFIKTSAMATAGVGIASSMPLAMESCSGANDKLVCALIGAKGMGFSDLQAFLKQKNTECGAICDVDENVLNQRIADVEKIQGTKPKGFKDFRKLLEEPGIDVIIIGTPDHWHCLPFVYAAQEGKHIYCEKPLANYIEEINIMERAWKRYGTIAQVGQWQRSDKHWKEAVDFVYTGALGKIRTVRCWSYQGWMKSIPVMPDGPVPEGVDYDMWLGPAKARPFNPNRFHFNFRWFWDYAGGLMTDWGVHIIDYGLYGMKAKAPKSIMAMGGKFGYPDDACETPDSMQALYEFDDYTLLWDHGLGIDGGYYGRSHGVGFVGENGTLVVDRNGWEVIPEGGRNPKMDRVELKKGDGQGLNNHMANFIDCIKDGDQNTNCNVGIAANTARVAHLGNMALKTGQRLYWDAENSKFIGNDAANELLVPTYRAPWELPKV